A window of the Vanessa cardui chromosome 12, ilVanCard2.1, whole genome shotgun sequence genome harbors these coding sequences:
- the LOC124534072 gene encoding bombyxin A-1 homolog — protein sequence MKPQTVLILFALSGFVATVTSQGFGEVYCGRRLSTVLALLCDNNLIKRSQPQFPSAQGVDVNWPWIAMHRARSMGRSKRQVVAECCDKPCTINELMSYCGN from the coding sequence ATGAAGCCACAGACCGTGCTGATCCTCTTCGCCTTATCAGGATTCGTAGCAACAGTAACTTCGCAAGGTTTTGGAGAGGTTTACTGTGGAAGGAGACTGTCGACAGTTCTAGCACTCCTCTGCGATAACAATTTGATCAAGAGGAGTCAGCCGCAGTTCCCGTCTGCACAGGGCGTAGACGTCAACTGGCCGTGGATTGCAATGCACAGAGCGCGCAGCATGGGCAGGAGTAAGAGGCAGGTGGTCGCGGAGTGCTGTGACAAGCCTTGCACCATCAACGAACTCATGTCTTACTGCGGCAACTGA
- the LOC124534071 gene encoding bombyxin A-1 homolog, whose translation MKPQTVLILFALSAFVATVTSQGYGEVYCGRRLSTVLALLCDNNLIKRSQPQFPSAQGVDVNWPWIAMHRARSMGRSKRQVVAECCDKPCTINELMSYCGN comes from the coding sequence ATGAAGCCACAGACCGTACTGATCCTCTTCGCCTTATCAGCATTCGTAGCAACGGTAACTTCGCAAGGTTACGGAGAGGTTTACTGTGGGAGAAGGCTGTCGACAGTTCTAGCACTTCTCTGCGATAATAATTTGATCAAGAGGAGTCAGCCGCAGTTCCCGTCTGCACAGGGCGTAGACGTCAACTGGCCGTGGATTGCAATGCACAGAGCACGCAGCATGGGCAGGAGTAAGAGGCAGGTGGTCGCGGAGTGCTGTGACAAGCCTTGCACCATCAACGAACTCATGTCATACTGCGGCAACTGA